Proteins encoded within one genomic window of Bacillota bacterium:
- a CDS encoding SCP2 sterol-binding domain-containing protein, with the protein MTYEEILVDIKKQVGEADPAKIKGVDAVFQFELTGDNGGTFHAVVAEGKADIVDAVHDSPNVTIILSTDVLADLMDGKLNPTSAFMAGKLKVKGDMALAMKLQALIGSAR; encoded by the coding sequence ATGACTTATGAAGAAATCCTTGTTGACATCAAGAAACAAGTGGGGGAAGCCGACCCGGCAAAGATCAAGGGTGTTGATGCGGTATTCCAATTTGAACTTACCGGTGACAACGGCGGAACTTTCCATGCCGTGGTGGCGGAAGGCAAAGCGGATATCGTAGATGCTGTTCATGACAGCCCCAACGTCACCATCATCCTGTCAACGGACGTCCTGGCAGATTTGATGGATGGAAAACTTAACCCCACATCCGCTTTCATGGCCGGAAAACTGAAAGTAAAAGGTGATATGGCCCTGGCCATGAAACTGCAGGCCCTCATCGGCTCTGCCAGATAG
- a CDS encoding MATE family efflux transporter: MEKLLHLDRDKIYQDLWRLSWPVMTFMVFQTTLELVDLYWVGYLGTDAVAALSLSNGLFWMLFTFSDIITISTLALVARYRGADDAGNVAVVARHSFWLATFISVAVTVLILALGNTFISLYRVDMEVHGMAVTYLDVIGISMLFAYPGMAMGATLQGVGDTRTPMVILVITNIVNIILDPILIFGLAGAPEMGILGAALATLLARVVGFLLMFYILLSGKISSSRLRVAGLLKWKFQLSYFKRIIEIGLPAFTQTLTRPLTGLILMWLVAFFGTSAIAAYGIGLRLLGFAFILLSGLTVGTSTMIGQSLGANLHSLTREIIRKAMLLSLIVQAVITCLFFFAAPAVVGLFTKDPEAFQLGVSYLRIISACMIPMGPFHIIDAVFKGSGYTVPPMVSALVSNFVIKLPAAYIMALPLNLGIDGIWWAISISVVTELFILWPWYRQGGWSRREIRVGTLGTAE, from the coding sequence GTGGAAAAACTACTTCATCTCGACCGGGACAAAATATACCAGGATCTGTGGCGTCTGTCATGGCCGGTTATGACTTTTATGGTGTTCCAGACCACCCTGGAACTGGTAGATCTGTACTGGGTTGGTTACCTGGGCACGGATGCCGTAGCGGCACTTTCCCTTTCCAACGGCCTTTTCTGGATGTTGTTTACCTTCTCGGATATAATAACTATCTCGACCCTCGCTCTGGTCGCACGCTACCGCGGCGCCGATGATGCTGGCAACGTGGCTGTGGTAGCGCGTCACAGTTTCTGGCTGGCCACCTTCATCTCGGTAGCAGTAACCGTACTGATTCTTGCTCTGGGCAATACCTTCATTTCCCTTTACAGGGTCGATATGGAAGTACACGGAATGGCTGTAACTTACCTCGATGTTATCGGCATCAGCATGCTCTTTGCTTATCCCGGCATGGCCATGGGTGCTACCTTGCAAGGAGTCGGCGATACCCGCACCCCCATGGTTATCCTGGTGATAACCAATATCGTCAATATCATCCTCGATCCCATCCTGATCTTCGGATTGGCCGGAGCGCCCGAAATGGGCATTCTGGGTGCCGCTCTTGCTACATTGCTGGCCCGGGTTGTCGGCTTCCTGTTGATGTTCTATATCTTGCTTAGCGGCAAGATCTCTTCCAGCAGGCTCAGGGTAGCAGGGCTTTTGAAATGGAAATTTCAGCTTTCCTATTTCAAGAGAATCATCGAGATCGGACTGCCGGCCTTCACCCAAACCCTCACCCGTCCCCTCACCGGCCTGATCCTGATGTGGCTGGTCGCTTTTTTCGGAACTTCGGCTATAGCCGCCTACGGCATCGGGCTGCGGCTGCTGGGTTTTGCCTTTATTCTTCTTTCGGGCCTGACGGTGGGTACCTCCACCATGATCGGTCAGAGCCTCGGCGCAAATTTGCACTCCCTCACCAGGGAAATCATCCGCAAGGCCATGCTGCTTAGCCTGATCGTTCAGGCGGTCATAACCTGCCTTTTCTTCTTTGCCGCCCCGGCCGTGGTGGGGCTCTTTACCAAAGATCCCGAAGCCTTTCAGCTTGGAGTCAGTTATCTGAGAATAATCTCCGCATGCATGATACCGATGGGCCCCTTTCATATTATTGACGCCGTATTCAAGGGTTCCGGTTATACGGTGCCCCCGATGGTCAGCGCCCTGGTATCCAATTTTGTGATCAAACTGCCCGCCGCATATATCATGGCCTTGCCGCTCAACCTGGGTATCGATGGTATCTGGTGGGCGATCAGCATATCAGTGGTCACCGAACTTTTTATCCTGTGGCCCTGGTATCGCCAAGGCGGTTGGTCCCGTCGCGAAATACGGGTCGGCACCCTCGGTACAGCGGAATAA
- a CDS encoding SCP2 sterol-binding domain-containing protein, translating into MAFADILSAIKQKVGEADPAKIKGVDAVFQFDLSGDNGGVFHAVVAEGEAEIVDAPHDSPNVTIILSAEDFEKMMEGQLNATSAFMAGKLKVKGDMSLAMKLQALIG; encoded by the coding sequence ATGGCTTTTGCAGATATCCTGAGCGCCATCAAGCAAAAAGTAGGAGAAGCGGATCCGGCAAAAATCAAGGGCGTTGACGCTGTATTCCAATTTGATCTTTCCGGTGACAACGGCGGTGTTTTTCATGCCGTGGTGGCAGAAGGGGAAGCTGAAATCGTGGACGCTCCCCATGACAGCCCCAACGTGACCATTATTTTGTCCGCAGAAGATTTTGAAAAAATGATGGAAGGGCAACTCAATGCCACTTCCGCCTTCATGGCTGGCAAACTGAAAGTCAAAGGCGACATGTCTCTGGCCATGAAGCTGCAAGCACTCATTGGCTAG
- the tkt gene encoding transketolase — protein sequence MTKNIEELAVNTIRFLAVDAIEKARSGHPGLPMGGAPMAYTLWSRFLKHSPQDDRWINRDRFVLSAGHGSALLYALLHLFEYDLSLEDIKDFRQLGSKTPGHPEYGHTVGVETTTGPLGQGFANAVGMAMAEKRLAAEFNRPGFPIMDHYTYCYVGDGCLMEGIAYEAASLAGHLKLGKLICLYDDNKITIDGSTDLSFTEDIEGRFKACGWQVVNVKDGNDIDAVAAAIDECKKDRDRPSLIKIRTEIGFGSPNKQGKSAAHGAPLGEEEVRLTKENLGWPAEPSFLVPDEVREHFRGLARKLSAEKADWDKLEKAYRHDFPELAAQLDDWFSGEFPAEMEVELKQMNFDEPAATRAASGRIMQVLAGHLPNLMGGSADLNASVQTFLHDRGVFQPESPEGNNIYFGIREHAMAGILSGLVLHGGLRAFGSTFMVFCDYMKPSIRLAALMGIPLTYVFSHDSIAVGEDGPTHQPIEQLSNLRSIPNLTVLRPADGRETAMAWLLAVEKKDGPCALILSRQGLPQLSGTGEEALKGAYILKKEKGETPDLVLIASGSELHLALEAREILAGKNIDARVVSMMSFELFAMQTEEYREFVLPEEAKKRLAIEAALPLGWEPFVGDEGRVIGMNDFGQSAPGGLLLETMGFTVDNIVEQALKMMTLS from the coding sequence ATGACAAAAAATATCGAGGAACTTGCTGTCAACACAATTCGTTTTCTGGCTGTCGATGCCATTGAAAAGGCCCGCTCGGGGCATCCCGGGTTGCCCATGGGTGGTGCACCCATGGCCTACACGCTCTGGTCCCGTTTTTTGAAACACAGTCCACAGGACGACCGCTGGATAAATCGAGACCGTTTTGTTTTATCCGCCGGCCATGGTTCGGCCCTGCTCTATGCCTTGCTGCATCTTTTTGAATATGATCTTTCACTGGAAGACATCAAGGATTTCAGGCAGCTGGGCAGCAAGACCCCCGGCCACCCGGAATATGGTCACACCGTCGGTGTAGAGACGACCACCGGCCCGCTGGGCCAGGGGTTTGCCAACGCTGTGGGCATGGCCATGGCGGAGAAAAGGCTGGCGGCGGAATTCAATCGTCCCGGATTCCCGATCATGGACCATTACACATACTGCTATGTTGGTGATGGTTGCCTGATGGAAGGAATCGCCTATGAAGCCGCTTCACTGGCCGGGCACCTGAAGTTGGGCAAATTGATCTGCCTGTATGATGACAACAAAATCACCATCGATGGTTCCACCGACCTGTCTTTCACGGAAGACATTGAAGGCCGTTTCAAAGCATGCGGTTGGCAGGTGGTCAACGTCAAGGACGGAAACGATATCGATGCGGTGGCAGCGGCTATCGATGAATGTAAAAAGGACCGGGATCGCCCCTCGTTGATTAAAATACGCACGGAAATCGGTTTTGGAAGTCCAAACAAACAGGGAAAATCCGCTGCTCACGGTGCTCCCCTGGGCGAAGAAGAAGTCCGTTTGACCAAGGAAAATCTGGGCTGGCCGGCGGAGCCTTCTTTCCTTGTTCCCGATGAAGTGCGGGAACATTTCAGGGGGCTGGCCCGCAAGCTCTCCGCGGAAAAAGCAGATTGGGACAAACTTGAAAAAGCGTATCGTCACGATTTTCCGGAACTCGCCGCGCAACTCGACGACTGGTTTTCGGGAGAGTTTCCTGCCGAAATGGAAGTAGAATTGAAGCAGATGAATTTTGACGAACCGGCGGCCACCCGCGCCGCTTCGGGCCGGATCATGCAAGTTCTGGCCGGTCATCTTCCCAATTTGATGGGCGGCTCCGCCGATCTCAATGCTTCGGTTCAGACATTTCTCCATGACCGGGGCGTATTTCAACCTGAAAGCCCGGAAGGAAATAACATTTATTTTGGTATCAGAGAGCATGCCATGGCGGGAATACTGTCCGGTCTGGTACTTCATGGCGGCCTGCGGGCCTTCGGTTCTACGTTCATGGTTTTTTGTGACTACATGAAACCCTCGATCAGGCTGGCGGCCCTGATGGGCATTCCGCTAACCTATGTCTTTTCGCATGATAGTATCGCCGTGGGTGAAGATGGCCCTACCCATCAGCCGATCGAGCAACTCTCGAATTTACGTTCCATACCCAATCTCACCGTTTTGAGGCCGGCTGATGGCCGGGAGACGGCCATGGCCTGGCTCCTGGCGGTAGAAAAAAAGGATGGCCCCTGCGCATTGATACTCTCACGTCAGGGACTGCCACAGCTTTCCGGTACAGGAGAAGAAGCCTTGAAAGGTGCCTATATATTGAAAAAGGAGAAAGGGGAAACCCCGGATCTTGTACTGATTGCCAGCGGTTCGGAGCTGCACCTGGCCCTCGAGGCCCGAGAGATACTGGCAGGAAAGAATATTGATGCACGGGTGGTAAGCATGATGAGCTTTGAATTGTTTGCCATGCAAACCGAGGAATACCGGGAATTTGTACTTCCGGAAGAGGCAAAAAAACGCCTGGCCATCGAGGCAGCTCTGCCCCTTGGATGGGAACCTTTTGTCGGCGACGAGGGGCGTGTTATCGGCATGAACGATTTCGGTCAATCCGCTCCGGGCGGGTTGCTGCTCGAGACGATGGGCTTCACCGTTGACAATATCGTCGAGCAAGCACTGAAAATGATGACACTGTCATGA
- a CDS encoding aminotransferase class I/II-fold pyridoxal phosphate-dependent enzyme, whose amino-acid sequence MSGEEQKFIDEAFASNWIAPLGPNVDAFEREVAAAVGVEGAVALVSGTAALHLALILAGVEPGDTVFCSSLTFIGSTNPILYMNAEPVFIDSEKQTWNMSPRALEKAFDEAKKTGVLPRAVIVVHLYGQSADMKSIMEICDRYGIPVIEDAAESLGATYRGKASGTYGKFGVFSFNGNKIITTSGGGMLISDDLEALEKARFLASQAREPAEHYQHREMGYNYRLSNILAGVGRGQLGVLEERVDRRRAIFERYCRALSGMKGIEFMPEASSGRSTRWLTALLLEPGTSASRRSQIIDHMDRHNIEIRPVWKPMHRQPIFKECRSYPHESGNYVADQLFARGLCLPSGSGLTDEQQDRVISCFKDALELQ is encoded by the coding sequence ATGAGCGGGGAAGAGCAGAAATTTATCGACGAAGCGTTCGCATCGAACTGGATTGCCCCACTGGGGCCCAACGTGGATGCATTCGAACGGGAAGTTGCTGCGGCTGTCGGTGTTGAGGGGGCTGTGGCCCTCGTATCGGGGACCGCAGCCTTGCACCTGGCCTTGATTCTGGCCGGGGTCGAGCCCGGTGATACAGTTTTTTGTTCGTCCTTGACCTTCATCGGTAGCACGAACCCCATTCTTTACATGAACGCTGAACCGGTATTCATAGATTCCGAGAAACAGACATGGAACATGTCCCCCCGGGCGCTGGAAAAAGCTTTTGACGAAGCCAAAAAAACGGGGGTCTTGCCCCGTGCAGTGATTGTCGTTCATCTGTACGGGCAGAGCGCGGACATGAAGTCGATCATGGAGATATGCGATCGGTACGGGATCCCGGTTATCGAGGATGCGGCCGAATCATTGGGCGCCACCTATCGAGGTAAAGCTAGCGGAACATACGGCAAGTTCGGTGTGTTTTCATTCAATGGAAACAAAATAATTACAACCTCGGGTGGGGGGATGCTCATCTCCGATGATCTCGAGGCGTTGGAAAAAGCGCGTTTCCTTGCCAGCCAGGCCCGGGAACCGGCCGAGCATTACCAGCATCGGGAGATGGGGTACAATTATCGACTGAGCAATATCCTTGCCGGGGTGGGAAGAGGCCAACTTGGAGTTCTGGAAGAAAGAGTGGACAGGAGGCGTGCCATTTTCGAGCGATATTGCCGGGCCCTCTCGGGCATGAAAGGCATAGAATTCATGCCCGAAGCTTCATCGGGACGTTCCACAAGATGGCTGACTGCCCTCCTGCTAGAACCCGGAACATCGGCATCCAGGCGTTCACAAATTATCGATCATATGGATCGGCATAACATTGAAATACGCCCCGTTTGGAAACCCATGCATCGGCAACCGATATTCAAAGAATGTCGATCCTATCCCCACGAATCCGGAAATTACGTTGCCGACCAACTTTTTGCCAGGGGGCTCTGCCTGCCATCGGGATCGGGCTTGACCGACGAGCAGCAGGACAGGGTGATATCCTGTTTCAAGGATGCTTTGGAACTGCAGTGA
- a CDS encoding NAD(P)(+) transhydrogenase (Re/Si-specific) subunit beta yields the protein MVELKIIIAAIIIIGFIVGIRLMQRPETALWGNRLGALCMFSIIILVLYSEGTLADYSIWLVILTGGILGVIMGQLVKMIQMPQMVALLNGFGGGASAIIAASTIMIHTEGIAGVEFYVSRFTGLLALSLGTLTFVGSMIAALKLQGWINQKPVLFSGQRFYLIFLLVAGALLIFAGLYIPQDAFIYLLLLLMAIFIVYGVMMAVRVGGADMPIIISFFNSLSGVAAAICGMTVGDLVLVGVGSLVGMAGLILTQIMCRAMNRSLASVLGGFKSSVSITTDEPISDAGADVQEEEEPEETKLTPEEKISAMAKDLGKVIIVPGYGMALAQAQHQVAELIQTLERQGKEIKIGIHPVAGRMPGHMHVLLAEVGVPYEQLYDMEAINPEFKGADLVVIVGACDVVNPAANTAEGTPIYGMPVLDVHQAKNIIVCNLDEKPGYSGVDNTLYKEKNVITLWGNAMETVPRVTSLLRTED from the coding sequence ATGGTAGAATTGAAAATAATAATTGCGGCGATTATCATTATCGGTTTCATTGTCGGAATACGCCTGATGCAACGCCCGGAAACTGCTCTCTGGGGCAACCGCCTCGGGGCATTATGCATGTTTTCGATAATCATTCTGGTTCTTTACAGTGAAGGAACGCTTGCAGATTATTCCATATGGTTGGTCATTCTGACAGGGGGTATTCTGGGAGTTATCATGGGGCAACTGGTCAAGATGATCCAGATGCCCCAGATGGTTGCGCTCCTAAACGGGTTTGGCGGGGGGGCGTCGGCTATCATTGCGGCAAGCACCATCATGATACATACGGAAGGAATCGCGGGAGTGGAATTCTATGTTTCCCGCTTTACAGGCCTGCTGGCTCTCTCCCTGGGAACATTGACTTTTGTAGGCAGCATGATCGCAGCGCTGAAGCTTCAGGGATGGATAAATCAGAAACCGGTTCTGTTTTCGGGCCAGCGCTTCTATCTGATATTTCTTCTTGTTGCGGGGGCATTGCTTATCTTCGCCGGCCTTTATATTCCCCAGGATGCTTTTATCTACTTGCTCCTGTTGCTGATGGCAATATTCATAGTATATGGGGTCATGATGGCTGTACGTGTCGGGGGAGCCGACATGCCCATCATAATATCTTTTTTCAATTCTTTGTCCGGTGTGGCTGCGGCCATCTGCGGGATGACGGTTGGAGACCTGGTTCTGGTGGGGGTTGGTTCACTGGTCGGCATGGCGGGTCTGATATTGACGCAGATAATGTGCCGGGCCATGAACAGGAGTCTGGCTTCTGTGCTGGGAGGATTCAAGAGCAGTGTTTCAATCACAACCGATGAACCGATTTCCGATGCAGGTGCGGATGTACAGGAGGAAGAAGAACCGGAGGAAACAAAACTAACCCCGGAAGAGAAGATCTCGGCCATGGCCAAAGACCTGGGAAAAGTTATCATTGTTCCCGGCTACGGGATGGCCCTTGCGCAGGCCCAGCATCAGGTTGCGGAATTGATCCAAACTCTTGAAAGGCAGGGCAAGGAAATCAAGATCGGTATCCACCCCGTCGCGGGAAGGATGCCGGGGCACATGCATGTTCTTCTGGCCGAGGTGGGAGTACCTTACGAGCAACTCTATGACATGGAAGCGATCAATCCCGAATTCAAGGGAGCAGATCTGGTCGTTATCGTGGGTGCCTGTGATGTGGTAAACCCGGCTGCCAATACGGCGGAGGGGACCCCTATCTATGGCATGCCCGTGCTGGATGTCCATCAGGCCAAAAATATTATTGTCTGCAACCTCGATGAGAAGCCCGGTTATTCGGGAGTGGACAACACCCTGTACAAAGAAAAGAATGTTATCACCCTCTGGGGTAACGCGATGGAAACCGTTCCCCGGGTCACCTCTTTGTTGAGGACGGAAGACTGA
- a CDS encoding NAD(P) transhydrogenase subunit alpha codes for MILAMIAVLVVASLVGYKVISGVPPLLHTPLMSGMNALSGITVLGAIIVFVAAPAGLKIWASIALVLAMINVAGGYWVTERMLQMFKGKEEKVTD; via the coding sequence ATGATCCTGGCAATGATTGCGGTTCTGGTCGTAGCATCCCTGGTTGGTTACAAGGTTATTTCCGGGGTACCGCCTCTTTTGCACACACCCTTGATGTCCGGTATGAATGCCCTTTCGGGGATAACGGTTCTTGGTGCGATTATTGTCTTTGTTGCTGCGCCTGCCGGATTGAAGATCTGGGCATCGATAGCATTGGTACTGGCAATGATAAATGTAGCCGGAGGTTACTGGGTCACGGAACGAATGTTGCAGATGTTCAAAGGTAAAGAGGAAAAAGTAACTGATTAA
- a CDS encoding NAD(P) transhydrogenase subunit alpha, producing the protein MNFKGLTISVPKEIMPGEKRVAVTPETVKQFTELGARMLFEKGAGEGSFLGDILYQEAGAEVVQDVRKLYSEADIVLKVKEPQFNEELQRHEVELFPENSILVTFLHPANKANHEMVRMLARRNITAFTLDGIPRISRAQQMDTLTAMSTVAGYKAAIFAAYHLGSFIPMMPTSSGIIHPAQFLIIGAGVAGLQAIATAKRLGAKVKVLDIRPDANEQAQSLGAEIISFDLPPELAVGEGGYARRLSAEWHAREKEVLSPHVQESDAVILTALIPGEIAPVLIDEPMIKGMKKGSVVIDIAIDQGGNCEMSRSGEEYNFEGVFISALKNVPATLPIDSTHMFARNILNYMKYIVEEGKTRDDPDDEIISGTLVTKAGQIVHKGALLAMNKDTN; encoded by the coding sequence ATGAACTTCAAAGGGTTGACAATAAGCGTGCCCAAAGAAATCATGCCCGGCGAAAAAAGAGTGGCCGTAACACCGGAAACCGTGAAACAATTCACGGAACTGGGTGCTCGGATGCTCTTCGAGAAGGGTGCAGGGGAAGGCTCTTTTCTTGGTGACATTCTTTATCAGGAAGCCGGTGCCGAGGTAGTTCAGGACGTAAGGAAACTTTACAGTGAAGCCGACATCGTATTGAAAGTTAAAGAACCACAGTTCAATGAAGAACTGCAGCGGCATGAAGTGGAGTTATTTCCGGAAAACAGCATTCTGGTAACCTTCTTGCATCCGGCAAACAAGGCGAATCATGAGATGGTCAGGATGCTTGCCAGGAGGAATATAACTGCTTTCACACTCGATGGTATACCCAGGATCTCCAGGGCCCAGCAGATGGATACCCTGACGGCCATGAGTACCGTGGCAGGATACAAGGCTGCTATCTTTGCCGCCTACCACCTGGGTTCTTTTATACCGATGATGCCCACATCATCGGGCATCATTCATCCGGCCCAGTTTCTGATCATCGGTGCCGGTGTGGCGGGGCTGCAGGCAATCGCCACGGCAAAACGGCTCGGGGCCAAAGTCAAGGTGCTGGACATCAGGCCCGATGCCAACGAACAGGCCCAGAGCCTTGGTGCCGAAATCATTTCTTTTGATCTGCCTCCGGAATTGGCTGTAGGAGAAGGGGGTTATGCCAGGAGGCTCAGCGCGGAATGGCATGCCAGGGAGAAGGAGGTACTTTCCCCACATGTGCAGGAAAGCGATGCAGTTATTCTGACCGCGCTTATCCCCGGGGAAATAGCCCCGGTTCTGATCGATGAACCGATGATCAAGGGGATGAAAAAAGGTTCTGTCGTTATCGATATAGCCATAGACCAGGGTGGGAACTGTGAAATGAGCCGGAGCGGCGAGGAATACAATTTTGAAGGTGTCTTCATCAGTGCTCTCAAGAATGTTCCAGCTACCCTGCCGATCGACTCTACCCACATGTTTGCCAGAAATATCCTGAATTACATGAAATATATTGTCGAAGAGGGCAAGACCAGGGATGACCCCGATGATGAGATTATTTCGGGAACCCTGGTTACAAAAGCTGGCCAGATAGTGCACAAAGGGGCATTGCTGGCCATGAACAAGGATACAAATTAA
- a CDS encoding aminotransferase class III-fold pyridoxal phosphate-dependent enzyme: protein MCAKILGKELVGEKTDTKEKTYTYEKSAKLFSRATEIIPGGIYGHFSPTLTVPGAFPFYTTKAKGCRYTDLDGNEFIDYMCSFGPMILGHNHPVVDKAADEQRKMANCTNHPGPIMVELAEYMVDLITFADWVLFGKNGGDMTTFAILAARAHTNLKKIITVRDHYHGVGAWCTSLGHGGIIPEDHENILKVEWNDIDSFRKVVREHRGEIAGFIATPYHHPTFTEQIMPLPGYWQEIEKICREEGIVIILDDVRAGFRLNIHGSNEYFDFTPDLSCYCKAMGNGYPISACMGRKELMNAAAKVFVTGSYWTSSEPMAASLATLKELKETNAIDKMFKTGTMLMEGLKEIAERHGLELITSGPPTIPFINFTGKDGPYLNQIFCSEATKRGSYLNPQHNWFISAAHEEKDINETLNHAEAAMKITKDRVDRKALVY, encoded by the coding sequence ATGTGTGCAAAGATATTGGGTAAAGAGTTGGTAGGTGAAAAGACAGACACCAAAGAAAAAACCTACACCTACGAGAAATCTGCCAAGTTATTTTCACGAGCCACGGAAATAATCCCGGGTGGCATTTACGGCCATTTTTCCCCTACCTTGACCGTTCCCGGAGCTTTTCCTTTCTACACCACCAAAGCCAAGGGGTGCCGCTACACAGATCTGGATGGCAATGAGTTTATCGACTACATGTGCAGTTTCGGGCCCATGATACTCGGCCACAACCACCCCGTTGTGGACAAAGCCGCCGATGAACAGAGAAAGATGGCCAACTGCACCAACCACCCCGGGCCAATCATGGTGGAGCTTGCTGAATATATGGTGGATCTGATCACATTTGCGGATTGGGTCCTTTTCGGAAAGAATGGTGGTGATATGACCACTTTCGCCATCCTCGCTGCCCGGGCACATACAAACCTGAAAAAAATCATCACGGTGCGCGATCATTATCACGGGGTAGGAGCATGGTGCACATCCCTCGGCCATGGAGGCATAATACCCGAGGACCACGAAAATATTTTGAAAGTCGAATGGAATGATATCGACAGTTTCCGCAAGGTGGTCCGGGAACATCGCGGGGAAATCGCCGGTTTCATAGCCACTCCCTACCATCATCCTACTTTTACGGAACAGATCATGCCCTTGCCCGGATACTGGCAAGAGATTGAAAAAATCTGCCGTGAAGAAGGAATCGTCATCATACTTGATGATGTTAGAGCAGGTTTCCGGCTCAACATACATGGTTCCAACGAGTATTTCGATTTTACTCCGGATCTCAGTTGTTATTGCAAGGCAATGGGCAATGGCTATCCCATCTCGGCATGCATGGGTAGAAAAGAGCTGATGAACGCAGCAGCCAAGGTTTTCGTCACCGGATCCTACTGGACATCCAGTGAACCCATGGCGGCATCCCTGGCCACACTCAAGGAACTGAAAGAAACCAATGCCATCGACAAGATGTTCAAAACGGGCACCATGCTCATGGAAGGTTTGAAGGAGATAGCCGAGCGTCATGGCCTGGAACTGATCACCTCGGGACCGCCTACCATTCCGTTCATCAATTTTACCGGAAAAGACGGACCTTACCTCAACCAGATCTTCTGTTCAGAAGCTACCAAAAGGGGTTCTTATTTGAACCCGCAACACAACTGGTTCATTTCCGCGGCGCATGAAGAGAAGGATATCAATGAAACACTGAACCATGCCGAGGCGGCCATGAAAATAACCAAGGATAGGGTCGACAGGAAGGCGCTTGTCTACTAA
- a CDS encoding isocitrate/isopropylmalate dehydrogenase family protein yields MYKITLIRGDGSGPDIAAAVLKVLDGTGVKIEWEEVVAGEEALKKCGTPLPDEVISSIRRNKVALKGPLTTPVGVGFRSVNVALRQKLDLYANLRPSRSYPGVKSHYRDIDLVVVRENTEGLYSGVEHRVGEDAAESIKIITRKASENIVRFAFDHAVKNKRKKVTAVHKANILKLSDGLFLEVARYVAREYPTIEFEDRIVDNMCMQLVQKPHLYDVMVMPNFYGDFISDLCAGLAGGVGLAPGANIGKEMAVFEPVHGSAPKYAGMDKVNPSAMLLSAVLMLRHLGESKAADLVESSLAAVIAEGKEVTYDLGGTARTSEMADAIIRKMKDRE; encoded by the coding sequence ATGTACAAAATCACTTTGATACGCGGCGACGGTTCAGGGCCCGACATTGCCGCAGCGGTTTTAAAGGTACTGGACGGAACCGGGGTCAAGATAGAGTGGGAAGAGGTTGTTGCCGGGGAGGAGGCTTTGAAGAAATGCGGGACCCCTTTGCCCGACGAAGTAATTTCCTCGATCAGGAGAAACAAGGTTGCCCTGAAGGGGCCGCTTACAACTCCGGTGGGAGTCGGCTTTCGCAGCGTGAATGTAGCCCTGCGGCAGAAACTTGACCTTTACGCCAACCTGAGGCCATCCAGGAGTTATCCCGGTGTAAAATCACATTACCGGGACATCGACCTGGTCGTTGTCAGGGAAAATACAGAAGGCCTTTATTCCGGGGTGGAACACAGGGTCGGTGAAGATGCAGCGGAGAGTATAAAAATAATCACTCGCAAAGCTTCGGAAAATATAGTGCGTTTTGCATTTGATCATGCCGTCAAAAACAAAAGGAAAAAAGTTACGGCAGTGCACAAGGCCAATATCCTCAAGCTGAGTGATGGTCTTTTCCTTGAAGTGGCCCGGTATGTGGCCAGGGAATATCCGACTATTGAATTTGAAGATCGGATCGTGGACAATATGTGCATGCAACTGGTCCAAAAACCCCATCTCTATGACGTTATGGTGATGCCCAACTTTTACGGTGACTTCATTTCCGACCTCTGTGCCGGCCTGGCCGGAGGGGTGGGATTGGCACCGGGGGCAAATATCGGAAAAGAGATGGCAGTTTTTGAACCGGTCCATGGAAGCGCTCCCAAATATGCGGGTATGGACAAGGTAAATCCCAGTGCCATGTTGCTTTCTGCTGTGCTCATGCTGAGACATCTGGGGGAAAGCAAGGCGGCCGATCTGGTAGAAAGTTCACTGGCGGCGGTCATCGCCGAGGGCAAGGAAGTCACCTATGATCTCGGTGGGACGGCGAGGACTTCGGAGATGGCTGATGCGATCATCAGAAAAATGAAAGACCGGGAATAG